One genomic window of Methanosalsum zhilinae DSM 4017 includes the following:
- a CDS encoding 4Fe-4S dicluster domain-containing protein: MKDITKSLIDNAFASGVDFIGITDPSCFEKKDYTGNRPQDVMPDLKSVVILGVAVPKGSFNTLPEGRAEYTNTLLAATATLRIVAYRLARLIESKGYMATISPSEGSEFGYWYADRRTLKANFSFKYAAYHAGLGNFGMNHLLITEDFGPKVRMTALLTDAPLESGTAELPFINQECKNCMKCIEICPAKALTSEGTIHRERCAEYMFNELGGLRCGLCIKICPLENIKQ, translated from the coding sequence ATGAAGGATATTACAAAGTCTTTGATAGATAATGCCTTTGCCTCAGGAGTTGATTTTATTGGTATTACAGACCCTTCCTGTTTTGAAAAAAAAGATTACACCGGGAACAGGCCGCAGGATGTAATGCCGGATTTGAAATCGGTTGTTATTCTGGGCGTGGCTGTACCAAAGGGATCTTTTAATACTCTACCAGAAGGCAGAGCTGAATACACTAATACACTTCTGGCAGCAACTGCGACCCTGAGAATTGTTGCATATCGTCTTGCCCGGTTAATTGAAAGTAAAGGATACATGGCAACAATCTCTCCGAGTGAAGGAAGCGAGTTTGGGTACTGGTATGCAGACCGCCGAACCCTTAAAGCAAATTTTTCTTTCAAATACGCTGCTTATCATGCAGGACTGGGAAATTTTGGTATGAACCATCTTCTCATCACAGAGGATTTTGGACCTAAAGTGCGTATGACTGCACTGCTTACAGATGCACCTCTTGAAAGTGGAACAGCAGAGCTACCCTTCATAAATCAGGAGTGCAAAAACTGTATGAAATGCATAGAAATATGTCCTGCCAAAGCCCTTACATCAGAAGGAACAATTCACAGAGAAAGATGTGCAGAATATATGTTTAATGAACTTGGTGGACTACGTTGCGGTCTCTGCATAAAAATATGTCCACTTGAAAACATCAAACAATGA
- a CDS encoding tRNA (guanine(10)-N(2))-dimethyltransferase, which yields MKTRTVIEGNTRVEVPLSEDSSGISSPSTVFYNPEMELNRDITVAATLAYALTISDEKGIPLSEIKYIDALSASGIRGLRVANETGINTTLNDWSNEAYEFILKNIEMNDLAERVIATRKNANVALHENKYHIVDLDPFGTPAPFLNAASSSTISFLEVTATDTAPLCGAHLKSGIRKYSSVPLNNEYHSEMGIRVLIGKIVREFASNDKAIYPVLSHATRHYLRIYAEVRRGAKRADRMMENMGFIENCQHCGFREPLYGLAVHSQYECPSCKSPMSIAGPLWLGSLHSRVFCNGVLEQIDALQLGKKDAAKKIITLCREELDIPMFYDQHVMCKQIGISAPGMDSLINKLLEKGFNASRTHFSGTSFKTNAPVNDIKQIMRSLD from the coding sequence ATGAAAACAAGAACCGTTATAGAAGGAAATACAAGGGTGGAGGTTCCATTATCTGAAGACAGTTCAGGTATTTCTTCACCTTCAACCGTTTTTTATAATCCTGAAATGGAGCTAAACAGAGATATCACCGTTGCCGCAACTCTTGCATATGCCCTGACCATTTCAGATGAAAAAGGAATACCATTATCTGAAATAAAGTATATTGATGCCCTTTCAGCATCCGGGATCCGGGGTCTCAGGGTTGCGAATGAGACTGGAATCAATACAACATTAAATGACTGGAGCAATGAAGCCTATGAATTCATACTGAAAAATATCGAAATGAATGACCTTGCAGAAAGGGTCATTGCAACACGAAAGAATGCTAATGTTGCCCTTCATGAAAATAAATATCACATAGTTGATCTGGATCCTTTCGGAACCCCTGCACCATTTCTAAATGCTGCTTCATCCTCCACAATTAGTTTTCTGGAAGTAACCGCTACAGATACGGCTCCACTATGCGGAGCACATCTTAAATCGGGGATAAGAAAATATTCATCCGTACCTCTAAACAACGAGTATCACAGTGAAATGGGAATAAGGGTGCTAATCGGAAAGATTGTACGAGAATTTGCCAGCAATGACAAAGCCATCTATCCAGTTTTATCACATGCAACCAGACATTACCTGAGAATTTATGCAGAAGTCAGGCGTGGTGCTAAGAGGGCAGACCGGATGATGGAAAATATGGGGTTCATTGAGAATTGTCAACATTGCGGATTCAGAGAGCCACTATACGGTCTTGCAGTACACTCGCAATATGAGTGTCCTTCATGCAAAAGCCCAATGAGCATAGCTGGCCCTCTATGGCTTGGGTCATTGCACAGCAGAGTGTTCTGCAATGGCGTTCTGGAACAAATAGATGCCCTTCAGCTGGGGAAAAAAGACGCTGCAAAAAAAATAATTACACTTTGCAGGGAAGAGCTGGATATACCCATGTTCTATGACCAGCATGTAATGTGCAAACAGATAGGTATATCTGCCCCTGGTATGGATTCACTTATCAATAAACTTCTTGAAAAGGGATTTAATGCATCCAGAACTCATTTTAGTGGGACTTCTTTCAAGACCAATGCCCCTGTAAATGACATAAAACAAATAATGCGATCACTGGATTGA
- the mch gene encoding methenyltetrahydromethanopterin cyclohydrolase encodes MVSVNEKGLYIIDEMLDWEEELKVESQELENGAIVIDCGVNAEGGYDAGMYLSRLCLADLADINYTKFDLNGIPVPAIQVATDLPTIACMASQYAGWRISVGKYFGMGSGPARSLGLKPKELYEEIDYKDDFSAAVLVMESNKIPNEEVVEYIAKHCSVDPENVFIAVAPTASIAGSVQISARVVETGIHKLESIGFDINSIKSGFGVAPIAPIVGDDTKCMGSTNDCVIYCGETYYTVEYEDTEKLKDFVQKTPSVTSKDYGKPFYTTFKEADFDFFKVDAGMFAPAKITVNDLASQKTFTSGKINPDILLESFGIESL; translated from the coding sequence ATGGTAAGTGTCAATGAAAAGGGACTTTATATAATAGATGAAATGCTCGACTGGGAAGAAGAACTTAAAGTTGAGTCACAGGAACTTGAAAACGGAGCGATCGTTATAGATTGTGGTGTGAATGCGGAAGGTGGATATGATGCAGGTATGTATCTTTCACGCCTGTGCCTTGCAGATCTTGCAGATATAAATTATACAAAATTTGATCTAAATGGTATTCCTGTACCGGCAATCCAGGTAGCTACAGATCTTCCAACAATAGCCTGTATGGCATCCCAGTATGCAGGATGGCGGATATCAGTTGGGAAATATTTTGGAATGGGTTCAGGACCGGCCCGATCCCTTGGACTCAAGCCAAAAGAACTATATGAAGAAATTGATTACAAGGACGACTTTTCTGCAGCAGTCCTGGTTATGGAATCAAACAAGATTCCCAATGAAGAAGTGGTTGAGTATATAGCAAAACATTGCAGTGTGGATCCTGAAAATGTATTCATAGCAGTGGCACCTACAGCATCAATAGCAGGCTCGGTACAGATATCAGCACGTGTTGTTGAAACCGGCATCCACAAGCTCGAATCTATAGGATTTGATATAAATAGCATTAAAAGTGGGTTTGGAGTTGCTCCAATAGCACCAATAGTAGGTGATGATACTAAATGTATGGGATCCACCAATGACTGTGTTATTTACTGTGGTGAGACCTATTATACTGTAGAATATGAAGATACTGAAAAACTGAAGGATTTTGTCCAGAAGACTCCATCGGTAACATCAAAGGACTATGGTAAGCCGTTCTATACAACATTTAAAGAGGCGGATTTTGACTTTTTCAAAGTGGATGCAGGAATGTTTGCTCCGGCTAAAATCACTGTAAATGATCTGGCAAGCCAGAAGACATTTACCAGTGGAAAGATCAATCCTGATATTTTGCTTGAATCCTTTGGAATCGAATCTCTGTGA
- a CDS encoding class I SAM-dependent methyltransferase translates to MYEIKPEYHQNKAIRVPLKSAEVVRKMLLECNLIDRSRKIQVKDINNERILEIPVKGDVEGYITVEQDEPEHYFQKISLKDRLDGELEEHELQLLPSGWQIIGDIIIVNIPEKIWDKKYLIAASLLDMYPNCKTVMQDHGIKGQYRTPDREIIVGSCTETVHKENGCLFKMDATKVMFSKGNMAERTLMSAYGDDETVVDMFAGIGYFTIPIATHANPEKIVSIEMNPMAYEYLLKNIKLNHAENIVEPRNGDCMDVTPEGIADRVIMGYVGTTHKYLKPAINAVKSEGGVLHYHETVPEDLIYKRPFERIENAARGSGRYAEILELRKIKKYSPGVWHVVVDAAIKD, encoded by the coding sequence ATGTATGAGATAAAACCAGAATATCATCAAAATAAGGCAATCCGGGTACCTCTGAAAAGCGCAGAAGTTGTGAGGAAAATGCTTCTGGAATGTAACCTAATTGATAGGTCCAGAAAGATTCAGGTAAAAGATATCAATAATGAAAGAATACTGGAAATTCCTGTCAAAGGAGATGTAGAAGGATACATTACAGTTGAACAGGACGAGCCAGAGCATTACTTCCAGAAAATCTCACTTAAGGATAGATTGGATGGAGAACTGGAAGAACATGAACTACAGCTCCTGCCATCAGGCTGGCAGATTATAGGAGACATTATTATAGTGAACATCCCTGAAAAAATATGGGATAAAAAATATCTGATTGCTGCATCTCTACTTGATATGTATCCCAATTGTAAAACGGTTATGCAGGATCACGGAATCAAAGGTCAGTATAGAACACCTGATAGAGAGATTATTGTCGGATCATGTACAGAAACTGTCCACAAAGAGAACGGCTGCTTATTTAAGATGGACGCTACAAAGGTCATGTTTTCTAAAGGAAATATGGCTGAAAGAACTTTGATGTCTGCATACGGCGATGATGAAACTGTTGTGGATATGTTTGCCGGAATCGGTTATTTTACCATTCCTATAGCCACACATGCAAACCCAGAAAAAATCGTATCAATTGAAATGAACCCTATGGCCTACGAATATCTTCTTAAAAATATAAAATTGAATCATGCAGAAAATATTGTTGAACCCCGAAATGGTGATTGTATGGATGTTACACCAGAGGGAATAGCTGACAGAGTGATCATGGGGTATGTGGGTACTACTCACAAATATTTAAAGCCTGCAATAAATGCAGTTAAAAGCGAAGGAGGAGTCCTTCACTACCATGAAACTGTTCCTGAGGACCTGATATATAAAAGACCATTTGAGAGAATTGAAAATGCTGCCCGGGGAAGTGGTAGATATGCTGAAATTCTGGAACTGCGAAAAATAAAAAAATATTCTCCCGGGGTATGGCATGTGGTTGTTGATGCCGCCATTAAAGATTGA
- a CDS encoding winged helix-turn-helix domain-containing protein encodes MRKEHPEHLFLQEKPTLALLAIWSFQKTYASVIAKEINSTFAHTTKILSKMEDAGLVTTSIEGRIKYVELTLHGHQVVDALKNLILVLENRNPDQYNLTDGGSESHIFQAENNGQVINKTFKGKVNHLRLKIENIYKGLLENDVDPETIARKLGPFKRDLQILEQQMDTADNIDEIDRLSLIDAKNRLEEMIRKDNN; translated from the coding sequence ATGAGAAAGGAACATCCAGAACACCTTTTCTTACAGGAAAAACCCACTCTTGCATTACTGGCCATATGGTCATTCCAGAAAACATATGCATCAGTTATTGCAAAAGAGATAAATTCAACCTTTGCCCACACAACTAAAATACTATCAAAGATGGAAGATGCGGGTCTGGTAACTACCAGCATTGAAGGAAGAATAAAATACGTAGAACTCACCCTTCACGGACACCAGGTCGTTGATGCCCTGAAAAATTTGATACTGGTTCTGGAGAACAGGAACCCAGACCAGTATAATTTAACGGATGGGGGATCTGAAAGTCATATCTTTCAAGCTGAAAATAACGGACAGGTAATCAATAAAACCTTCAAGGGAAAGGTCAATCATCTGAGATTGAAAATCGAAAATATATATAAAGGACTACTTGAAAACGACGTAGACCCGGAAACCATAGCTCGCAAGCTGGGTCCATTTAAGAGAGATTTGCAGATACTGGAACAGCAGATGGATACAGCAGACAATATTGATGAAATCGACCGCCTTTCCCTTATTGATGCTAAGAACCGACTGGAAGAAATGATCCGCAAAGACAATAACTAA
- a CDS encoding V4R domain-containing protein, translating into MSHSPDYTALFSTVDGFIALNGAVKLQILEFLKDGPKTFEELVKYTGKAKSTVSVHLKDLNSCNLVEEKPDSNDRRKKIYVLKSHCMAHSQEPMIKHYQCVLHNFSKDLICENDFFISIFHALRFGFEAYGINHRPISRKIGSDIGRHIALNFKSSNFYDLLEEIALFWKENGLGNLSMVDGDPVQLIISDCFGCRTMPRVNRKLCFFEEGIFEGIFFESLNKKLKVREIECCGTGHDHCLFLVCPDFTL; encoded by the coding sequence ATGTCGCACTCACCGGATTATACTGCACTGTTTTCGACTGTTGATGGATTCATTGCATTAAACGGAGCAGTGAAGTTACAGATATTAGAATTCTTAAAGGATGGCCCAAAAACCTTTGAGGAACTTGTTAAATATACAGGAAAAGCAAAATCTACGGTTTCGGTGCATCTGAAAGATCTAAACTCCTGCAATCTGGTAGAAGAAAAACCTGATTCAAATGACCGTAGAAAAAAAATATATGTATTAAAATCCCACTGCATGGCTCATTCTCAGGAGCCTATGATCAAACATTACCAGTGTGTGCTGCATAATTTTTCAAAAGATCTTATCTGTGAAAACGATTTTTTCATATCTATTTTCCATGCATTGCGATTTGGATTTGAAGCATACGGAATTAATCACAGGCCAATATCAAGAAAGATTGGATCTGATATTGGAAGGCATATTGCTTTGAATTTCAAATCCTCTAACTTTTATGATCTGCTAGAAGAAATAGCTCTCTTCTGGAAGGAAAATGGACTGGGGAACCTTTCAATGGTTGATGGTGATCCTGTACAATTGATAATTAGTGACTGTTTTGGATGCAGGACAATGCCCCGTGTGAATAGAAAACTGTGCTTTTTTGAAGAAGGTATTTTTGAAGGAATTTTCTTTGAAAGCTTAAATAAAAAGTTGAAAGTAAGGGAAATTGAGTGTTGTGGCACAGGTCATGACCATTGTTTGTTTTTGGTATGTCCCGATTTTACCCTTTAA
- a CDS encoding DUF2110 family protein, whose protein sequence is MKTVTILLHIYGNRERAIHSAETLLQNDLNGLEVSFSVTEDKNGWTHLELSGEDEEFAVNLLVKKYGQPAKKAETDKSYRGYVKSVEDDGIIVNIGTHVRIGPEELKSLGTGTVKQKASRFSIIPHLPVSIKIIQKNSSTGLASPTKEQEDVWWTWKKSISDRVIVNSVTRSQLKAAIKKTGHERDIYGIERIGLMEHAVVCRENTDGPGIVSEIGPLLDADIGVIIGSGTAR, encoded by the coding sequence ATGAAAACTGTGACTATACTCCTCCACATATACGGAAATCGCGAAAGGGCAATACATTCTGCTGAAACACTTCTTCAAAATGATCTTAATGGACTGGAAGTATCATTTTCAGTAACTGAAGACAAAAATGGATGGACACATCTGGAGTTGTCAGGAGAAGATGAAGAGTTTGCTGTGAACCTGTTGGTAAAAAAGTACGGGCAACCAGCAAAAAAGGCAGAAACTGATAAATCATACCGGGGATACGTTAAATCTGTTGAGGATGATGGAATTATCGTAAATATCGGGACACATGTCAGAATTGGCCCTGAAGAACTTAAGTCACTGGGAACCGGTACAGTTAAACAGAAAGCATCACGCTTTTCAATCATACCACATCTACCGGTATCGATCAAAATTATTCAAAAAAACAGTAGTACCGGATTGGCTTCGCCTACAAAGGAGCAGGAAGATGTGTGGTGGACATGGAAAAAATCAATTTCTGACAGGGTTATTGTTAATTCCGTAACTCGCTCTCAACTAAAAGCTGCCATTAAGAAAACAGGACATGAGCGCGACATTTATGGAATTGAAAGAATAGGTTTAATGGAACATGCAGTTGTATGCCGGGAAAATACCGATGGTCCAGGTATTGTTTCAGAGATTGGTCCATTGCTGGATGCAGACATCGGAGTGATAATCGGTTCCGGAACGGCCAGATAA
- the cbiM gene encoding cobalt transporter CbiM: MHISDGVLSAPIIAAGWAITIVFLLLIFRLKMSNANIAEEIPKFSIMTAAFFVVSLIHLPLGPTSAHPMLNGLMGIVLGPIAYISMFIGLILQAFIFQHGGITTLGINAALLGIPSIIVYYIFKRGYKDGVSVKILGLVCGGLAIGLSALFTVMVLILMGSEFFGLAKVTVVAHLPLILIEGILTGSVVLYIAKVKPELLSIKL; the protein is encoded by the coding sequence ATGCATATATCAGATGGTGTACTATCCGCACCCATTATTGCAGCAGGCTGGGCGATTACTATTGTGTTCCTGCTCCTGATATTCAGATTGAAAATGAGTAACGCCAACATAGCGGAAGAAATTCCTAAATTTTCAATCATGACAGCTGCATTTTTTGTTGTATCCCTGATTCATCTTCCGCTGGGTCCTACAAGTGCTCATCCTATGCTTAATGGACTTATGGGAATTGTACTTGGTCCAATTGCATACATTTCGATGTTTATTGGACTTATTCTTCAAGCATTCATTTTCCAGCACGGTGGGATCACTACCCTGGGAATCAATGCAGCTCTTTTAGGGATACCTTCGATAATAGTGTATTATATCTTCAAAAGGGGATATAAAGACGGAGTATCAGTAAAGATTCTTGGATTAGTTTGTGGGGGACTTGCAATAGGTCTGTCAGCTCTTTTTACAGTAATGGTACTGATATTGATGGGATCAGAGTTCTTTGGTCTTGCGAAAGTTACAGTTGTGGCACATCTACCCCTTATACTGATAGAAGGTATCCTTACCGGTTCTGTTGTTCTATATATTGCAAAAGTTAAACCTGAACTTCTGTCAATAAAACTATAA